One part of the Amphiura filiformis chromosome 5, Afil_fr2py, whole genome shotgun sequence genome encodes these proteins:
- the LOC140151745 gene encoding WD repeat-containing protein 26-like has translation MSANAVHNGDSSFANNGAAAPSVNVTNGDAAALSDDESSPNMPVKELTPCDRDIVRLIGQHLKGLGMNRTAEQLMAESGCRLEHPSASKFRSHVMSGEFDKADEDLEELKSLMECPQGIMKMKFLLLEQKFLEHLEDGRVLEALQCLRQELTPLKFNTERVHVLSGFLMCTNTEELRKRADWEGKGGSSRAKLMEQLQGMASNDQNCIQAFLPPSVMLPPRRLYTLLNQAIELQKHRCPYHNTNIKAEDGLQTISLLFDHICSSRSQFPSKTRQVLHDHCDEVWFCKFSPDGSKLATGSKDTTVIIWEVNKESLELKKCKTLEGHSYGVSFLAWSPDNKYLIACGPEDCSELWVWNVETGEIKVKMSQSPEDSLTSASWNSDCRRFVTGGTRGQFYQCDLDGNVLDTWEGVRVQCLTMKKDGKTVLAADTHHRIRAYNFEDLTDQHMIQEDHSIMSFTISSDERQALLSVAYQGVHLWDIKDKVLIRKFQGVTHGYYTIHSCFGGVNEKFISSGSEDNNVYVWHIKGEMPIAVLQGHTRTVNCVSWNPVLPNMLVSVSDDCTIRIWGPENNG, from the exons ATGTCAGCGAACGCCGTACACAATGGAGACTCATCATTTGCCAACAACGGGGCTGCTGCGCCCAGTGTTAATGTTACAAACGGTGATGCTGCTGCTTTATCAGACGATGAATCCTCTCCAAATATGCCTGTTAAGGAGCTTACTCCATGTGACAGAGACATCGTGAGATTGATTGGGCAGCATTTGAAAGGATTGGGCATGAA CCGGACAGCAGAGCAATTGATGGCTGAGTCAGGATGTCGATTGGAGCATCCATCAGCGTCAAAATTTCGCTCTCATGTCATGTCAGGAGAATTTGACAAG GCGGATGAAGACCTAGAGGAACTGAAATCTTTGATGGAATGTCCTCAAGGAATTATG AAAATGAAGTTTCTACTTTTAGAGCAGAAGTTCTTGGAGCATTTAGAAGATGGGAGGGTATTGGAGGCTTTACAATGCCTCCGACAGGAGCTTACTCCACTCAAATTTAATACAGAAAGGGTACATGTACTAAGTGG GTTTTTAATGTGCACGAACACAGAAGAGTTGCGCAAACGTGCTGATTGGGAAGGCAAAGGTGGATCATCAAGAGCCAAGCTTATGGAGCAGTTACAAGGTATGGCAAGCAATGATCAAAACTGTATACAGG CATTCTTGCCGCCATCAGTGATGTTGCCACCCCGTCGTCTATACACACTACTCAATCAGGCAATAGAACTACAGAAACACAGGTGTCCATATCATAACACCAATATCAAAGCTGAAGATGGCTtgcaaactatatcattattatttGATCATATATGCAGTAG CAGGAGTCAATTTCCGTCAAAGACCAGGCAGGTTCTTCACGATCACTGTGATGAAGTTTGGTTCTGCAAGTTCTCTCCTGATGGAAGCAAACTAGCTACTGGTTCTAAAGATACAACTGTAATTATATGGGAAGTCAATAAG GAATCTCTAGAACTGAAGAAATGTAAAACATTAGAAGGTCATTCATATGGTGTGTCATTCCTAGCCTGGAGTCCAGATAATAAGTATTTAATAGCATGTGGACCCGAGGACTGCTCAGAACTATGGGTCTGGAATGTAGAG ACTGGAGAAATTAAAGTTAAGATGAGTCAGTCGCCTGAAGACAGCTTGACAAGTGCCTCGTGGAATTCAGATTGTAGACGGTTTGTTACAGGGGGAACAAGAGGGCAGTTTTATCAATGT GATTTAGACGGCAATGTGCTAGATACATGGGAAGGTGTTCGTGTGCAATGTCTAACCATGAAGAAAGATGGAAAGACCGTATTAGCTGCAGATACACACCACCGAATTAGGGCCTACAATTTTGAAGATCTTACTGATCAACATAT GATTCAAGAAGATCATTCTATCATGTCATTCACAATAAGTAGCGATGAGCGTCAAGCGTTACTGAGTGTAGCGTACCAAGGAGTGCATCTATGGGATATCAAAGACAAGGTGCTCATACGCAAATTTCAAGGTGTCACACATGGTTACTACACAATACACTCATGTTTTGGTGGGGTCAATGAGAAGTTTATTTCCAGTGGTAGTGAAG ATAATAATGTATATGTGTGGCACATCAAAGGTGAAATGCCAATAGCTGTATTGCAAGGTCACACAAGGACAGTGAATTGTGTTTCTTGGAACCCAGTGCTTCCTAATATGCTTGTCAGTGTGTCAGATGATTGTACAATAAGAATCTGGGGACCAGAAAATAATGGT